In one window of Gossypium arboreum isolate Shixiya-1 chromosome 4, ASM2569848v2, whole genome shotgun sequence DNA:
- the LOC108460092 gene encoding non-specific lipid transfer protein GPI-anchored 30, producing the protein MKQFRAYVVTILVIVANLMVVGWGQSQRQRQSSSSCLNQIAPCLNYLNGNDADVPDSCCDPLKSVIKSQPECLCGMISNKGSRQTEQVGINVTQAQELPGRCGQHVNPLVCLPGSPNSAENSAFLLFPSHSIIICMAVQILFLAKI; encoded by the exons ATGAAGCAGTTTAGGGCGTACGTTGTAACTATACTAGTGATTGTGGCAAATTTGATGGTGGTGGGATGGGGTCAGAGTCAGAGGCAGAGGCAGAGCTCCTCCTCATGCCTAAACCAGATTGCTCCCTGCCTGAATTATCTTAATGGAAATGATGCAGATGTGCCAGATAGCTGCTGCGATCCTCTGAAATCTGTGATTAAATCCCAACCAGAATGCTTGTGTGGTATGATAAGCAACAAGGGTAGCAGACAAACTGAGCAGGTAGGCATAAATGTGACACAAGCTCAAGAGTTGCCTGGACGCTGCGGCCAGCATGTCAATCCACTTGTTTGTcttccag GTTCACCAAATTCAGCTGAAAATTCTGCCTTCCTCTTGTTCCCATCACATAGCATCATAATATGCATGGCTGTTCAGATATTGTTCTTGGCCAAGATATGA
- the LOC108458119 gene encoding uncharacterized protein LOC108458119 isoform X1, with the protein MAVRGRAVETLPKLMRSLRKDSASSTVTRTPALPSLRRAFSLYDQINLIDNVPDDQLRFQRYTETGFTVNGINYEGSLLCVGNLVTSWGSRKFSEITPQSLSIFQIIRPIPEILILGCGRYIEPVDPELRRFIRSTGMKLEALDSRNAASTYNILNEEGRIVAAALLPYGVSS; encoded by the exons ATGGCGGTGAGAGGTAGAGCAGTAGAAACGCTGCCAAAGCTGATGAGGAGCCTGAGGAAGGACTCGGCTTCTTCAACAGTGACTCGAACTCCAGCCTTGCCCTCCCTTAGACGCGCTTTCTCTCTCTACGATCAGATCAATCTCATCGACAATGTTCCCGATGACCAGCTTCGTTTCCAACG ATATACGGAAACAGGATTCACTGTGAACGGTATCAACTATGAAGGCAGCTTGCTTTGTGTGGGAAATTTGGTCACTTCTTGGGGCTCCCGTAAATTTTCTGAAATTACTCCCCAAAG CTTATCCATCTTTCAAATTATACGACCTATTCCAG aaattttgattCTTGGCTGTGGAAGGTACATTGAACCTGTAGATCCGGAACTCAGACGCTTCATCCGATCTACTGGCATGAAATTGGAAGCCTTAGACTCG AGAAATGCTGCATCTACTTACAACATACTGAATGAGGAAGGTAGAATTGTGGCTGCTGCACTGCTCCCGTATGGAGTTTCTTCATGA
- the LOC108458119 gene encoding uncharacterized protein LOC108458119 isoform X3, with product MAVRGRAVETLPKLMRSLRKDSASSTVTRTPALPSLRRAFSLYDQINLIDNVPDDQLRFQRYTETGFTVNGINYEGSLLCVGNLVTSWGSRKFSEITPQSLSIFQIIRPIPEILILGCGRYIEPVDPELRRFIRSTGMKLEALDSKWTFHPQLVNLFLSLA from the exons ATGGCGGTGAGAGGTAGAGCAGTAGAAACGCTGCCAAAGCTGATGAGGAGCCTGAGGAAGGACTCGGCTTCTTCAACAGTGACTCGAACTCCAGCCTTGCCCTCCCTTAGACGCGCTTTCTCTCTCTACGATCAGATCAATCTCATCGACAATGTTCCCGATGACCAGCTTCGTTTCCAACG ATATACGGAAACAGGATTCACTGTGAACGGTATCAACTATGAAGGCAGCTTGCTTTGTGTGGGAAATTTGGTCACTTCTTGGGGCTCCCGTAAATTTTCTGAAATTACTCCCCAAAG CTTATCCATCTTTCAAATTATACGACCTATTCCAG aaattttgattCTTGGCTGTGGAAGGTACATTGAACCTGTAGATCCGGAACTCAGACGCTTCATCCGATCTACTGGCATGAAATTGGAAGCCTTAGACTCG AAATGGACCTTCCATCCCCAGCTTGTCAATCTATTTCTATCCCTTGCATGA
- the LOC108458119 gene encoding uncharacterized protein LOC108458119 isoform X2, translated as MAVRGRAVETLPKLMRSLRKDSASSTVTRTPALPSLRRAFSLYDQINLIDNVPDDQLRFQRYTETGFTVNGINYEGSLLCVGNLVTSWGSRKFSEITPQSLSIFQIIRPIPEILILGCGRYIEPVDPELRRFIRSTGMKLEALDSAQNLFSCCREMLHLLTTY; from the exons ATGGCGGTGAGAGGTAGAGCAGTAGAAACGCTGCCAAAGCTGATGAGGAGCCTGAGGAAGGACTCGGCTTCTTCAACAGTGACTCGAACTCCAGCCTTGCCCTCCCTTAGACGCGCTTTCTCTCTCTACGATCAGATCAATCTCATCGACAATGTTCCCGATGACCAGCTTCGTTTCCAACG ATATACGGAAACAGGATTCACTGTGAACGGTATCAACTATGAAGGCAGCTTGCTTTGTGTGGGAAATTTGGTCACTTCTTGGGGCTCCCGTAAATTTTCTGAAATTACTCCCCAAAG CTTATCCATCTTTCAAATTATACGACCTATTCCAG aaattttgattCTTGGCTGTGGAAGGTACATTGAACCTGTAGATCCGGAACTCAGACGCTTCATCCGATCTACTGGCATGAAATTGGAAGCCTTAGACTCG GCTCAGAATTTGTTCTCCTGTTGCAGAGAAATGCTGCATCTACTTACAACATACTGA